The following proteins are encoded in a genomic region of Gossypium hirsutum isolate 1008001.06 chromosome D05, Gossypium_hirsutum_v2.1, whole genome shotgun sequence:
- the LOC107906212 gene encoding uncharacterized protein isoform X2 gives MKKMGTEGKHVSVEHEFGGGPSQRTTPVQQVDDSTGITEETTRSHHWRRSNLSLEIPSRTFEDSSQESVIIKMPPTPSLTPRKVNFLLTPSPSDARISGSPGPSTSRGKSSLKSLLPKLSFKQRNVNSDIENAAIFAPESSSTSLREKPSIARTLSLSKIFTPRIKRTASLPVVTQIANANLEPTSSGSLGGSVNSSRKGNVLQISRSFSVPLNDKEGTTLRRMDSFFRVVPSTPRVKEGEISSNASVGPDAENGNPDGEDIPEDEAVCRICLVELCEGGETLKMECSCKGELALAHKDCAVKWFSIKGNKTCDVCKQEVQNLPVTLLRIQSIRARNGALQADAQGYRVWQEVPVLVIVSMLAYFCFLEQLLVGKMGTGAIAISLPFSCVLGLLSSMTSSTMVQRRFVWVYASIQFALVVFFAHIFYSLVKVQSILSILLATFSGFGIAMSGSSIIVEILRWRRRWQAWWQQRHRSQTTTHPPIQSPRAVNSPQTHRSPNVSQQNAETFTGI, from the exons atgaaaaaaatgggGACTGAAGGGAAACATGTGTCTGTGGAACATGAATTTGGAGGTGGTCCAAGCCAGAGAACTACTCCAGTTCAACAG GTTGATGATTCAACAGGAATAACCGAGGAAACAACTCGTTCTCATCATTGGAGGCGAAGCAATCTCTCTCTAGAGATACCCTCGAGAACTTTTGAAGACTCCTCTCAAGAGTCTGTCATAATAAAGATGCCCCCAACGCCGAGTCTGACTCCCAGGAAAGTGAATTTTCTCTTGACACCGAGTCCATCTGATGCAAGAATTAGTGGATCCCCAGGTCCCTCCACATCTAGAGGCAAATCATCCTTGAAGAGTCTCTTGCCAAAACTAAGCTTCAAGCAGAGAAATGTTAATTCAGATATCGAAAATGCTGCAATCTTTGCGCCTGAATCTTCTTCTACTTCACTAAGAGAGAAGCCCTCCATTGCAAGGACATTGTCACTTTCAAAGATTTTTACTCCTAGGATAAAAAGGACAGCGTCACTACCTGTAGTAACTCAAATTGCAAATGCGAACCTGGAACCTACGAGCAGTGGAAGCCTAGGTGGCTCTGTAAATTCTAGT AGAAAAGGTAATGTGCTGCAGATATCTCGCTCTTTTTCTGTTCCCTTAAATGACAAGGAAGGAACAACATTAAGGAGAATGGATTCATTTTTCCGAGTAGTTCCCTCAACTCCACGAGTAAAGGAAGGAGAAATAAGTTCAAATGCTTCCGTGGGACCTGATGCTG AAAATGGCAATCCTGATGGTGAGGACATACCAGAAGACGAGGCTGTTTGTAGGATTTGTCTGGTTGAATTGTGTGAAGGAGGTGAAACACTGAAGATGGAATGCAGTTGCAAAGGCGAACTTGCTTTGGCACACAAAGACTGTGCCGTGAAATGGTTCAGCATCAAAGGCAACAAAACTTGTGATGTGTGCAAGCAAGAGGTTCAGAATCTACCCGTCACTCTTTTAAGAATACAAAGTATTCGAGCTCGAAACGGTGCTCTTCAGGCTGATGCTCAAGGGTACAG GGTTTGGCAGGAGGTCCCTGTTCTTGTCATTGTCAGCATGCTTGCATATTTTTGTTTTCTTGAGCAGCTTCTG GTCGGAAAAATGGGTACCGGAGCAATTGctatatctcttccattttcgTGTGTGCTTGGCCTCCTTTCTTCCATGACTTCATCAACAATGG TGCAGCGGAGATTTGTCTGGGTTTACGCATCGATTCAATTTGCTTTGGTGGTTTTCTTCGCTCatatattttattctttg GTGAAAGTACAGTCAATTCTATCAATTCTCCTGGCAACATTTTCTGGATTTGGTATTGCAATGAGTGGGAGTTCGATCATTGTCGAAATCCTTCGATGGAGAAGAAGGTGGCAGGCTTGGTGGCAGCAGCGACATAGATCGCAAACGACGACTCATCCACCAATCCAATCCCCTAGGGCTGTTAATTCACCTCAGACACACAGAAGTCCTAATGTAAGCCAGCAAAATGCAGAAACTTTCACCGGGATCTGA
- the LOC107906212 gene encoding uncharacterized protein isoform X1 — MKKMGTEGKHVSVEHEFGGGPSQRTTPVQQVDDSTGITEETTRSHHWRRSNLSLEIPSRTFEDSSQESVIIKMPPTPSLTPRKVNFLLTPSPSDARISGSPGPSTSRGKSSLKSLLPKLSFKQRNVNSDIENAAIFAPESSSTSLREKPSIARTLSLSKIFTPRIKRTASLPVVTQIANANLEPTSSGSLGGSVNSSRKGNVLQISRSFSVPLNDKEGTTLRRMDSFFRVVPSTPRVKEGEISSNASVGPDAENGNPDGEDIPEDEAVCRICLVELCEGGETLKMECSCKGELALAHKDCAVKWFSIKGNKTCDVCKQEVQNLPVTLLRIQSIRARNGALQADAQGVWQEVPVLVIVSMLAYFCFLEQLLVGKMGTGAIAISLPFSCVLGLLSSMTSSTMVQRRFVWVYASIQFALVVFFAHIFYSLVKVQSILSILLATFSGFGIAMSGSSIIVEILRWRRRWQAWWQQRHRSQTTTHPPIQSPRAVNSPQTHRSPNVSQQNAETFTGI; from the exons atgaaaaaaatgggGACTGAAGGGAAACATGTGTCTGTGGAACATGAATTTGGAGGTGGTCCAAGCCAGAGAACTACTCCAGTTCAACAG GTTGATGATTCAACAGGAATAACCGAGGAAACAACTCGTTCTCATCATTGGAGGCGAAGCAATCTCTCTCTAGAGATACCCTCGAGAACTTTTGAAGACTCCTCTCAAGAGTCTGTCATAATAAAGATGCCCCCAACGCCGAGTCTGACTCCCAGGAAAGTGAATTTTCTCTTGACACCGAGTCCATCTGATGCAAGAATTAGTGGATCCCCAGGTCCCTCCACATCTAGAGGCAAATCATCCTTGAAGAGTCTCTTGCCAAAACTAAGCTTCAAGCAGAGAAATGTTAATTCAGATATCGAAAATGCTGCAATCTTTGCGCCTGAATCTTCTTCTACTTCACTAAGAGAGAAGCCCTCCATTGCAAGGACATTGTCACTTTCAAAGATTTTTACTCCTAGGATAAAAAGGACAGCGTCACTACCTGTAGTAACTCAAATTGCAAATGCGAACCTGGAACCTACGAGCAGTGGAAGCCTAGGTGGCTCTGTAAATTCTAGT AGAAAAGGTAATGTGCTGCAGATATCTCGCTCTTTTTCTGTTCCCTTAAATGACAAGGAAGGAACAACATTAAGGAGAATGGATTCATTTTTCCGAGTAGTTCCCTCAACTCCACGAGTAAAGGAAGGAGAAATAAGTTCAAATGCTTCCGTGGGACCTGATGCTG AAAATGGCAATCCTGATGGTGAGGACATACCAGAAGACGAGGCTGTTTGTAGGATTTGTCTGGTTGAATTGTGTGAAGGAGGTGAAACACTGAAGATGGAATGCAGTTGCAAAGGCGAACTTGCTTTGGCACACAAAGACTGTGCCGTGAAATGGTTCAGCATCAAAGGCAACAAAACTTGTGATGTGTGCAAGCAAGAGGTTCAGAATCTACCCGTCACTCTTTTAAGAATACAAAGTATTCGAGCTCGAAACGGTGCTCTTCAGGCTGATGCTCAAGG GGTTTGGCAGGAGGTCCCTGTTCTTGTCATTGTCAGCATGCTTGCATATTTTTGTTTTCTTGAGCAGCTTCTG GTCGGAAAAATGGGTACCGGAGCAATTGctatatctcttccattttcgTGTGTGCTTGGCCTCCTTTCTTCCATGACTTCATCAACAATGG TGCAGCGGAGATTTGTCTGGGTTTACGCATCGATTCAATTTGCTTTGGTGGTTTTCTTCGCTCatatattttattctttg GTGAAAGTACAGTCAATTCTATCAATTCTCCTGGCAACATTTTCTGGATTTGGTATTGCAATGAGTGGGAGTTCGATCATTGTCGAAATCCTTCGATGGAGAAGAAGGTGGCAGGCTTGGTGGCAGCAGCGACATAGATCGCAAACGACGACTCATCCACCAATCCAATCCCCTAGGGCTGTTAATTCACCTCAGACACACAGAAGTCCTAATGTAAGCCAGCAAAATGCAGAAACTTTCACCGGGATCTGA
- the LOC107906212 gene encoding uncharacterized protein isoform X3: MPPTPSLTPRKVNFLLTPSPSDARISGSPGPSTSRGKSSLKSLLPKLSFKQRNVNSDIENAAIFAPESSSTSLREKPSIARTLSLSKIFTPRIKRTASLPVVTQIANANLEPTSSGSLGGSVNSSRKGNVLQISRSFSVPLNDKEGTTLRRMDSFFRVVPSTPRVKEGEISSNASVGPDAENGNPDGEDIPEDEAVCRICLVELCEGGETLKMECSCKGELALAHKDCAVKWFSIKGNKTCDVCKQEVQNLPVTLLRIQSIRARNGALQADAQGYRVWQEVPVLVIVSMLAYFCFLEQLLVGKMGTGAIAISLPFSCVLGLLSSMTSSTMVQRRFVWVYASIQFALVVFFAHIFYSLVKVQSILSILLATFSGFGIAMSGSSIIVEILRWRRRWQAWWQQRHRSQTTTHPPIQSPRAVNSPQTHRSPNVSQQNAETFTGI, from the exons ATGCCCCCAACGCCGAGTCTGACTCCCAGGAAAGTGAATTTTCTCTTGACACCGAGTCCATCTGATGCAAGAATTAGTGGATCCCCAGGTCCCTCCACATCTAGAGGCAAATCATCCTTGAAGAGTCTCTTGCCAAAACTAAGCTTCAAGCAGAGAAATGTTAATTCAGATATCGAAAATGCTGCAATCTTTGCGCCTGAATCTTCTTCTACTTCACTAAGAGAGAAGCCCTCCATTGCAAGGACATTGTCACTTTCAAAGATTTTTACTCCTAGGATAAAAAGGACAGCGTCACTACCTGTAGTAACTCAAATTGCAAATGCGAACCTGGAACCTACGAGCAGTGGAAGCCTAGGTGGCTCTGTAAATTCTAGT AGAAAAGGTAATGTGCTGCAGATATCTCGCTCTTTTTCTGTTCCCTTAAATGACAAGGAAGGAACAACATTAAGGAGAATGGATTCATTTTTCCGAGTAGTTCCCTCAACTCCACGAGTAAAGGAAGGAGAAATAAGTTCAAATGCTTCCGTGGGACCTGATGCTG AAAATGGCAATCCTGATGGTGAGGACATACCAGAAGACGAGGCTGTTTGTAGGATTTGTCTGGTTGAATTGTGTGAAGGAGGTGAAACACTGAAGATGGAATGCAGTTGCAAAGGCGAACTTGCTTTGGCACACAAAGACTGTGCCGTGAAATGGTTCAGCATCAAAGGCAACAAAACTTGTGATGTGTGCAAGCAAGAGGTTCAGAATCTACCCGTCACTCTTTTAAGAATACAAAGTATTCGAGCTCGAAACGGTGCTCTTCAGGCTGATGCTCAAGGGTACAG GGTTTGGCAGGAGGTCCCTGTTCTTGTCATTGTCAGCATGCTTGCATATTTTTGTTTTCTTGAGCAGCTTCTG GTCGGAAAAATGGGTACCGGAGCAATTGctatatctcttccattttcgTGTGTGCTTGGCCTCCTTTCTTCCATGACTTCATCAACAATGG TGCAGCGGAGATTTGTCTGGGTTTACGCATCGATTCAATTTGCTTTGGTGGTTTTCTTCGCTCatatattttattctttg GTGAAAGTACAGTCAATTCTATCAATTCTCCTGGCAACATTTTCTGGATTTGGTATTGCAATGAGTGGGAGTTCGATCATTGTCGAAATCCTTCGATGGAGAAGAAGGTGGCAGGCTTGGTGGCAGCAGCGACATAGATCGCAAACGACGACTCATCCACCAATCCAATCCCCTAGGGCTGTTAATTCACCTCAGACACACAGAAGTCCTAATGTAAGCCAGCAAAATGCAGAAACTTTCACCGGGATCTGA
- the LOC107906213 gene encoding predicted GPI-anchored protein 58 — protein MATFGFLTIAFFLVFELTFATDSPAPAPSLGADTSPLLAPTPVTGSPDSAPLISPVMPASPPAPIAPSPSDLAEGESSPSSSPAPSPGDASDINHSNNNAKESENKTGGGGGLNGGKKAGIVVGVVAAACLVGFGGLVYKKRQDNIRRSQYGYAARREIL, from the coding sequence ATGGCAACTTTTGGATTTCTCACCATTGCTTTTTTCTTAGTTTTTGAACTCACCTTCGCCACAGATTCGCCGGCGCCTGCTCCCTCGCTCGGTGCAGACACATCACCGCTACTTGCTCCTACTCCGGTTACGGGATCTCCGGACTCGGCACCGTTAATCTCACCGGTGATGCCTGCTTCGCCTCCGGCGCCAATCGCGCCGTCCCCATCAGATCTGGCAGAAGGAGAGTCATCGCCTTCAAGTTCTCCTGCTCCTTCACCGGGCGATGCGAGTGATATCAACCACAGCAACAACAATGCAAAGGAAAGCGAAAACAAGACTGGTGGTGGCGGAGGACTGAACGGAGGAAAAAAAGCAGGAATCGTGGTGGGAGTGGTGGCAGCGGCGTGTTTGGTTGGCTTCGGTGGATTGGTTTACAAGAAGAGACAAGACAATATCAGGAGATCTCAGTACGGATACGCCGCGAGGAGAGAAATCCTGTGA